The following coding sequences lie in one Heliangelus exortis chromosome 8, bHelExo1.hap1, whole genome shotgun sequence genomic window:
- the TECR gene encoding very-long-chain enoyl-CoA reductase isoform X2 — protein sequence MPLYRHPRRSGKTTLLSQFLNTGSGRTWLPRGPARPRTAAGCRGTAGSFARGSLSSRPAWGGAGARAPPPPTQRCRREPPRAGRVPPDWPQRGGLGKVPRREAAARRMGGRVGFFEVEILDWKTKKQLCFLEKVEPNATIREIRFMFHKLYPQWYPARQSIKLDPKGKSLRDEDILQHLPVGTTATLYFKDLGPQIGWTTVFLIEYTGPLFIYFLFYFRMPFVYGLDERFPSSPHPVVNLACICHSFHYIKRLIETVFVHRFSHGTMPLKNILKNCLYYWGFAAWLAYYINHPLYTPPSYGKKQINFAVIMFLLCEAGNFSIHVALSDLRRSGSKIRKIPYPTKNPFTWLFFFVSCPNYTYEDKVVFDQ from the exons ATGCCACTGTATCGTCATCCCAGGCGGTCGGGGAAaacgactcttctctcccaGTTTCTGAACACCGGGAGCGGCAGAACTTGGCTCCCGCGAGGTCCCGCCCGTCCCCGCACTGCCGCAGGCTGCCGGGGCACCGCCGGTAGCTTTGCACGGGGCTCTTTGAGCAGCCGCCCGGCctggggcggggcgggggcccGGGCACCGCCTCCCCCGACCCAGCGCTGCCGCCGGGAGCCCCCCCGCGCGGGGCGGGTGCCGCCCGATTGGCCGCAGCGCGGGGGCCTGGGGAAGGTGCCGCGGCGGGAGGCGGCAGCCCGCAGGATGGGCGGCAGAGTCGGCTTCTTCGAG GTGGAAATCCTTGACTGGAAGACAAAGAAACAGCTATGCTTCCTAGAGAag GTGGAACCAAATGCCACAATTAGGGAGATCAGATTTATGTTCCATAAATTAT ATCCCCAGTGGTATCCAGCAAGGCAGTCCATAAAACTTGATCCAA AAGGAAAGTCCCTGAGGGATGAGGAcatcctgcagcacctcccCGTTGGCACAACTGCTACCTTATACTTTAAAGATTTAGGGCCACAGATAGGATGGACTACG GTATTTTTGATAGAATATACAGGTCCATTGTTcatctattttctgttttatttccgCATGCCTTTTGTCTATGGACTGGATGAGAGGTTTCCATCAAGCCCACATCCAGTAGTTAA CTTGGCATGTATCTGCCATTCTTTCCACTACATCAAAAGGTTGATTGAAACAGTATTTGTTCATCGGTTCTCCCATGGGACAATGCCACTGAAGAATATTCTGAAG AACTGTTTGTATTACTGGGGATTTGCAGCTTGGCTTGCTTACTACATCAATCATCCTCTTTACACTCCTCCTT cttatGGGAAAAAACAGATAAATTTTGCTGTGATCATGTTTCTG CTATGTGAAGCTGGAAATTTTTCAATTCATGTTGCACTCAGTGACCTCCGGAGAAGTG GATCCAAAATCCGTAAGATCCCATATCCAACAAAGAATCCTTTCACATGGctgtttttctttgtatcttGCCCTAACTATACATATGAG